Within Peromyscus leucopus breed LL Stock chromosome 7, UCI_PerLeu_2.1, whole genome shotgun sequence, the genomic segment attaaccatcataaGTCCACccttcaccaggcagtggtggtgcacgcctttaaatcccagcacttgggaggcagaagcaggaggatctctgagtctgaggccagcctgggctacagagcaagttccaggacagccagggctacacagagaagtcctgtttcaaaacaaacaaacaaacaaacaaaacaaaaagcaaaatttaaataaataaataagtccacCTCTTATCAATTTGACATCTGAACATACTGCTTTCAAGTCCTAATTTTCCATATCTTGCTTCCATAGGCTCATGGTTATCTCATACTGCAAATTCGTTCAGTCCAACTTTAAGAATCTCTATCATCTTTAACCATGCCAACACTATAAAAAAGTGCAAGTGTGACCACTTTTAAGACTCaagtaatctcttaactgtgagcccCCACAACATCAAAAATCAAATTACAGGGGtcagagagatggtccagtgggtaaaggtgcctactactacctgatgacctgagttcaatccctggagcccacatcatggaaagagagaaccgattcctacaagttgttccCTGACAGCCACATACATGCTATGGCATGCGTGTACCCgtacacatatacccacacacatatatacccacatgtttgaacacaaaataaaaatgtttaaatctaATAAAAGATTTTTACTCACTTGTTTCTGAGATGTAATGGGACAGAGCATGTAGTACCATTCCAACAGGTAGAAATATAGACATAGGAACAAAAGGTTGGACTCAGCATGGcagaaacccagcagggcaaacacaGAGTCCCAAATTTCCATGTCAGGTGCCTGGGGCGCATGATGGAATCACTTGCTCTCTAAAAAGACTTGGGTGGCCCCGCCCCTCCAGCTTGGTCACCGGTGGCACACATAGGCCCTCTCTTGGACATGCTCCATTCTCTGCATGTAGCTTCCCTCAGTGGACATCTCACTGTTAAGACATCTCCAGCATCCTGGACTCTCCACTGCAACTTAAGTTTCACCTTCACAACTTTACACAATGGCCTCTCAGGGCCTTCCTGGAGGATATCTGACCCTGTACACTCTGTTTGGCCCCAATAGGCATTTGGAGTCCTCGTCCAAGCCTACAACCCCCGTTCTCAACCACGTGGGCATTCCCTTCTTTTCTGGTCTGAGATACACACTGACACTGGGGGTTCACTGTCCTCTATACCCTGGTGTCTTCTCCTTTATCGAATTTCTGAAGGTTGCACTGACTCAGCGTTTGGTCCTCCTACTCTTTGTGTTCATCGCATCTTCCTTCCCACACTTAGTTTGGGcaatatttattgagtgtttaGAATATGCTGTGCTCGGCTTCAGGCATCTGAGACAGAGCAACGAACATGTAAACCAAGTTCCTACATTTATAAAGCATACATTGTCATGCAAAAGGGAAATGTACAAACAACACAGAAAGCATGCAGTGTAACATGGGGTAGTAACAGTGCcacagagagatgggggagggagagggaaagaaagagagagagagaggaaaggaaagggaaaataaagaagTGTTCGCACATGAGGACAGTGGAGTCAGGACTTTGTACGAAGTGACATTCTCATCGAAGTAAAGTAAAACATGaagcagaggggtcaaggacaacTTCACTTGACTTGAGTGACAGGATGAGTGACAGTGGGCTTGAGAGATGTCTCAATAAGCAAAATGCTCACTTGCTGTGTAAGCCCGAGTCCCTGAGTGCAGATCACCAGGACCCACACGCAGCTAGCTGTGGTAGCACaggtctgtaacctcagcacttctGTGTTGAgatgggacagagaggaagacaagTCCCTGGAGGCTTGCAGCTCACCTGTCCCAgtgtgtgcacaggcagacaaagagaacctgtctcaaataaggtgggAGGTGATGGCTGACGCCTAAGGCTCACATGgcaactgcatgcatgtgtgctcacacacacagacatgtaaaaAGAAAACGTGATCATTCCccttattaaaataagaagatGCGGCGGTgtgcacacgctttaatcccgaCTCGGAGCagaggaggcggatctctgtgagtgaggcaGCCTGGTACAATGAGTCAGgaaagggcaaagctacacaagaaaccctgtctcaaaaaataaataaataaataaataaataaataaattaaaataaaataaaataaaataaaataagaagactAGGAGAGATGAtgttgggaaggaaagaagagttcTGGCGTGGGGCTATGAATACAACTTGCTACGGGATTATAACGACGTAGTGAGGGGCTATTCAGCTGTGCTGAATTTAATTCCTCCTGTGGCTTATTCCCTTTGCAGGCCTCGGAGAAATCTTCCTGACTACTTTGTCTCTGAAAACATCTGCTGCTTTCCAGACTCAATGGCCTCTGTCACctttctttatttgctttttttggtGATAGTTATTGTAATCTACAGTAATAAAACTTGCTTTTGGttcctattcctcctcctcttcctcttccttctcttcctcctcttcctcctccttccttttttactATTCCCTTGTCTATCTTGTTCACAGCTGTCCCCTCTGTGCTTAGTATGACACCTATGGCAGAGAAGGGGGTTAAAAGACTGTGAGTGCGACAACACAGGGTAGGCCAGTCATCTGGAGAAGTCGCGACACCTTGGTTCGTGTCTAAGGTCAGCTTTATGCTCTAGCTACATGGCTTTGTGAAAATGTCTCTGTCATGAGTTCTCAGTTTTAAATGATAGATTTTTTAAGTATTGATCTGTCCACTTTGAAACTATATTTAATGCAAGATTTGTATTGGTACCCAGGACTTCATTTTGCTAACAACAATGGGAAGAGGCTTTCTGATACAGAATGAGaataaattattactattattattactattactgttgttgttgttgctgctgctgttgctgctgcataTGGATAAAGTGACTATGGGAAACCTGAGGCATTCTGCATTCATGTTGCTGGTTCACCTGTGTCTTCCATATCAGCTGACCATCATCTTGGCTGCATTTGAGAACCACAGAGAAAGCACTGGGTAGAAAGCAGAGGAGTCTGCCTCCTGGACTGTGACAGAGCACCTGTCCATCTGTGCAGCTCCACCCTGTCCTGCTTCAAGAGTTGACTGGGGTGCCGGGCGgcagtgacgcacacctttaatcccagcactaggaaggcagagccagacagatctctgtgagttcgaggccagtctggcctacagagcgagctccaagacaggctccaaaactacacagagaaaccctgtctcgaaccgccccccaccaccaaaaaaagaGTTGACTGGGTCCAAGTATCTCTTTGTAAAACCCCCAGAGGTAAATGTTTCACTAATGAAGCAAAGGACACTTGAACAAGCAAcctggcagaaagaaaaaaaaagatttgaccTCATCTGTTTCCATGTCTATCTGACTTTCTACTATACTGTGGGTAACCCTTTGGGTGTAATCAGTTTCCGGTGAGTTCCAATCTAGTTGAAGAGTCAACAGATAAAAACAAACCATATTAAGAAACTCTtaatgggctgaagagatggctcagtggttaagaacacttgccacTCTGACCGAAGACCTAAGTTCCATTCCCTGCACCCaagtcagatggctcacaacctcctcctgtgactccagctccagggcatccaatacTTCTGCCTTCAccagcacctgcactcaggtgcacatgtccacaggtacacacacctctacataatttcaaaagaaaaataaataaaaataaaccttttttaaaaactcttgtgagtttgaggccagtctgggctatcaagtgagctccaggaaaggcgcaaagctacgcagagaaaccctgtctcgaaaaaccaaaaaaaaaaaaaaaaaaaaaaaaaaaaaaaaaacctcttagaaCCCACAGTTCAAGAAATTGACAACTGATTTTAACTCATCTAGGAAGTCCTACTGGAAAACTCAGCACTGTGTAACTCAACCACACAGCTGGATGGGAACAAGGCCACAAAAACAATTTGTTTAGAGAGGCCAGAAAGATCCCCCcaatgaagaaacaaaaggaagaaaaggaatctCCAACATCCCCTCCAGGTTCCACATtcttctcttgcctctgctcctACCATGTGTGAAGAATTCTCTTACAAAAGGGTCCTGTTGCTTCTCAGGATTCTCTCCTTACCAACATGTCCTTGGAACAGAGGAGGGCCTCTCCTGGGATTAGATGTACATACTGTGAGAGTGAGTACCACTTATGAAAAACACTGTAATGGAGCTTAATGTCTGGAATGATTTTGAAAGAATAATCAATCGTGTGTGCACACCTGGCTGCCAAGTTAGAACCTCTGTTCTTCATCTCCATCCACCTCGCTGTCtgggacagggtctcccactgggcTGAAGATCACCAAGGAGGCTAGATTGGCATTGGCGGCAGGTCAGCAAACCCCGGGggaatctgtctgcctctcccgTGCTGGAATTAGCAATTGCACACGAACAGGCCCAGCTCTTTAAAGGATGGGTTCCAGGAACAGAATTCAGGACATCATACCTGCATTGTAAGCACTTTacctatgaatgaatgaatactgtttttttttttgtttttgttgttgttttttaagccaTGTGAACCTCAGTGTTCCCACAAAGCAGGGGAACAGGAAAAACAAGCACGTGAGTGTGCTACGGTTCTCACTCTTCCACTCCAGGGTGaacctgtttggttttgttttgtttccttttgactATTATAATGGTCTGAAAGAGGATCGGGTGTGTGAATAGACCGAAGaaagctattgtttttttttcttttgctaccaAAAAGTAACGAGAAAAGTGGAGTCCAAGGAATCAAAACATCAACACTGCAAGGtcatacatagaaaaataaataacttttattttgtacAAAAGGGAAAGTGTACCAGAACCAAGAGGTTGTGTGTGCCCCAGGGCCAAGGCACTGTCAGCGTCCAAGAGGCTCTGAATGTCCGAAAGCCAAGAGTGTGCGCATCTCGAGGCCAAGCGACCTTCAGTGTCCATGGCCACACGGAATCAGggctcagagcagcagcagcgAGCCCAGCAGCAGCTCACCCTGGCCCAGCGGCCTTCCACGCTCCAGCCCGCGGCCCTTGCTCTCAGCCTTGATGCGCACGGCCAGGCGGTGCAGCTGCTCCTCCGAGAGCCCATCGAAGCAGCAGTCCTGGTCCAGGGCGGCCTTGCGGCTGCGGTGGAGAACGCTGGCGCGCTGCTGGCCCGACGGCCGCAGCACCAGGCTGAGGCGGCAGCCCAGGGCTCGGGGTTCGAGCGCAGCGGCCGGACCCTCAGCGCGCAGCAGGCGGAGGCGGAGACACGCGCTGCGCGGACAGTACTCGGCAGCCAGGTGCAGCGTGCAATCCCCGCGGCCCAGAGCCACGCTGGCCTCGGCTTGCCGGCGCTTGGGAATCGGGCCGGTGGGGTCCGGGGGCGCGCAGGAGGCGGCGCTCTCCTGTTTGTCTCCACTGGGCGCGGGGCGCGCACCGGCCCGACCTCGAGGGACCCGCAGCGCGCGGCTCAGCAGCCCATCCGAGGCGCGCAGGAGGCGACGCACGCGGGGCACAGGAGCAGGTGGCGGGGCAGTGTCCAGATGAATCGGGGCGGCGCGCGCAGAGTCCGAGGCTGGGCGCGGGCCGGCGTAGGTGTGCGCGCGGCGGCGAAGTCCGGGCCGGGGAACTCCTGGGTGGCCGAGGAAGAGCGACTCCTTTCGGCGCGTATGCGGGCTCTCGAGCAGCGCGCAGAAGCCGTAGGCGGTGCGTGCGCGGGGCAGGTGCGGCAGCGAGAGCGCGGCTTGTGAGCGCGGGTCCCAGTCGGTGCGACCCGCGTGGTCGTACTCATTATCGTCGTGGTCGGTTGGGGTGCGCGGCCACAGGTCGGGTTCGGCCGCGCAGCGCCAAGGCAGTGCGGCCGCCGGGTGTGCCGACTCGGCAACGCCGGGGACCGGCAGCCGCGGGGGGATGCAGAACTCAGGGATGCGGCCCGGGGTGAGCACGTTGGAGAAGGCGGGCTCAGGAGCGGAGGAGCGGAGTCGACTGAGGAGCCTCATCCTCGTAGCCTGGGGTTGAGCGTGGCGGATGGAAGCGTGTCtgcaacacagagaaaaacagttgagtttGGGCGCCTGGAGTCCAGTGGATCCCTCCCTAGATCCTCTGAAATCCTAGATTCTAGATCCTCTAGTTCTAGATCCCAACCGTCTAGGGCTCCGGGTCAGCAcgagcctttgccacatcttcatATCCACCCTGCCTTCCAGTTATCAAAactaaatacatgaatatatagaAATTAGACCTTGTCTTCTTCAGTCTCGCTGGGTCTGATTGCAAGAGCAGGACTGATGACCTCCCTTTCACAGCTGGGGCTCCACCTTCAGCGCTGCAGCCGGGACAGTGGTTCTCTGCTCTCTTATATCATAGCCGGAGTCCCGCCCAGCCGCCAAGAGCCCAATCCCAAGGGACAACGGACGGCCCGCCTTGCAGTCATCTCTTCCTACCAAGTCCCCAGCCGCTGTACAGGTGTCGCAGGAGCTGGCTCAAGGACTTACCTCGGCTGTCCCTTGGCTTGAGCGCCACATACAGGCCTGGGAAATGCTGCAGGTGACTAAAGGCCATCCTGTCACCCTGCCAAAGAGAATTTGGCAGTTCAAAGTGTTTGTGGCCTCACAGAGAAGGCGAGGAAGGATGAGGAAAGGGACAGCTGTATTTGGTGACAAAGTAAATCCGGTCCCCCACTAGGCACGTGACCTACACTCATGTTCCACTGGCTCCTATTTTTCTGCCGCCAATCACCGTGTGCACATGGTGTCTATCTGTTTACAAGCACAGACTAAACTTGGCATGTCCGTTTAGAATGGGACGTTCCACTGGCTCCTATTTTTCTGCTGCCATTCCTCACCATGTGCAGGTGGTGTGTACCTGTTTACAAGCACAGACTAAACTTGGCATGTCCGTTGAGGATGGGCTTACATGCAGACAATTTTGCGAAGTTGAAAATGCATTAGTCGGCCTATTCTTAACATATTCAGACGATTTGTATTCAACACTGGGCGGGCTAAAAGGTTGGATGGAGTAGTTCGGTATCCTCAACTCAAAAATTGTGAAGACCTAAGTCTCCCAGGGTCCACACCTTACTtagcctctgtctccctctgctggACTCTCCGTGATATCACACGGCCTAGGCTACTAGATGCCTGAAGCACTGATGACctagatgaataaataatgtgcaaaattttctgaaatttttgcTAGGGCAAAAGATAGAACTTTTGGTCAGATTCCTAAAAATACTTGATTTTCCAAAGCTACCATTTTTTTGCCCTAATATGGACCTATCCAGGAAAAAATGTGTGACCTTTACAACAAGAATGAGTTCTGTTGACTGCTAGACAGTGCTCGGGGCGGGCCAAGGGCCTGAAGAGGACAGATTCTGTTGGTGGATGCTGCAAAGTACATGGGACCTCGTCGTAAGAATGGGTTCTATTTGCTGAGAGACGAAGCTCAGGATTAGGGCCTGGATTTTGGAGGACTCCGGAAGCCTGGCTCCTGagaatagaaaacaagaaaaatcacCGGGTTGCCAGACAACATTTactccagccttctgggtgaCTAGGCATCaaccatttctttcctttgaagACGACAGGACTGCATGCTGAGCAGGCGTGGTTCCTCCAATGCTTTCCTTAAGCTGTGCCTCCAGCAAGGAACCTTGACCCAATTCCTCTCCTGTAGCTCATCCTCACTCCCTCCAATGTCGGTCTACACAGCTCTGCGGTATTTTACATGCTTTAGAAATGTCCACTTGCAGCTTCCTCTTGCCTAATAGATGGAATTTCTACTACCTATGTCACAAAAGTCCTTGAGACACCTGTGGTAGCtcgaaagaaaatggcccccaaagggagcggcactattaggaggtgtggctttgttggaggaagtgtgtcactgtgtgggtgggctttgaggtcgcatatatgctcaagccatgcacAGTGaggcagaccacttcctgttgcctgggagTCAAGATATAAGGaccctcagctcctgctccagcaccaggtctgcctgcatgcctccatgttgcaccatgatgataatggactaaacctctgaaaatgtaagctgcTTCAATTGAATGTTTCTTCTTTGTACGAGTTGCTAttgtcatggtttctcttcacaacaatagaaactctaagacaccacCATATGTGTCATGAGTTATAGGAACCTGAGTGAATAGttggaggacagaaggaagaaatgagaagaacTAAAGCAACACAGACTAATGGTTAGGGCCCCTcctatgaatatattatatatatatataataaaatctcTCTGATACAGGCCCAAACTGCCTTCATTCCTGTTATCCTGTTCAAGTCATTAACCTGACATCTTACTCAGACCCtttcaattccagcaccaagGATACAATCCTAGGCAAATAGTGAgggctcagtaaatatttgatgaGTTATATTGCATTAAATTGATAGTGATCTACCACCCAGTTCTTATGACTGTCAGGTGCTTCCAACCACTTATTTTACTAGCTAGCTACATTATTAGATTTCTTTCTTGTAATAAACCAGTGAAGCAGATGTTTGCcagatgggaaactgaggtgCACACTCAAGATCTTGTCTAGGGTCATTTGACTGACCCTGGCCACACCTGCTGGTTCTAGCTTTCTTGCTAATTTCTGatcacttcctttcttcccccattCACTCTGGTCTCTTATAATTGACTGTTGTGCGACTTATTGGAGAACCAGAATTTGGCTTGCTTGCTTGACACATGGTCTCACACAATAGCCGAGACTGGCCTTAGATTTTtggtgagcctcctgcctcagcttccttaatGCTAGCATTGTAGACTTGTGCCACCAAGCTTTGGGAGAATGTCCATTCTTACAACACCTGGGTCTACTCTTGTGTATTTCCTACTATCCTTTCTTTGGAATAACTCATTATGTCCAGATTCTTAAATATGAGGGAAGGCGAAGTTTCCCTCTGTATAAATACCAAATTCTTCATTTCTTAATCACATTTATcttgcaaggtttttttttttttgtaattgaacAAGTATTGATCCATATGAACCCACCAGGGTCAGGGAGAAGTAACCATTCAGCTAAAGCCAATTTCAGGCAGAGGTGTCTTTGAGGATCCCTGACCATCTTATTCCCTCTGATTCAGTCGTCTGAAGAGTCATTGGCAAAGGGTCTTCTCTAAGGCAGAGTGTGTCCTGAGATAGAATGGTAAAGCTATGTAATTGTGTATCCAGTGGATAAATGGTGGGAAAAGTTAATCAAATCagtcccttttcttctcccttcagGCTTTTTCCTATCATTTTTTCAAAGATATTTAAGGTAACTATCTGGACTAACTTGTGGCTACCTTTTAACAGTCATCAGGCTTTCTTGTTTGATGTCAGATGTTTGTCTCCTTCACGTTGGTACAGTGTACACAGAACCCTTAATCATTTTTGCAAACATTGTACTTACTTAATCCTTGAGATAATGGAAATCTAATACTCAAGCTACAGCTGAGGAAATGGAAATTTGTCATTCACAATATAGAAATACATGACAGAGTCATTGCTAAGACCTCTTTGTGATGCCCAACCGTACTTTatcttgagagatggctcagtggttaagagcactggctgctcctccagaggatctgggttctattcccagcacccacatgacagctcacacccatctataaccttaattccaggggatctgactccctctttgggcctccaaaggcatcaagcatgcatgtggtacacagacatacttgcaggtaatacacccatatacataaaatcaagATCCTGTCATTTTAGACAAGGCCTTCCTCTGTACGCATAGTTTGACGTAGTTGATTACCCCTCATGCAGCATCTGATGGCAGGCActacaagagggaaaaaaaatggcttttttaATTCTAGGCAGATGTGGAAGTTTAGTCTAAAATGGTCTCAAAATCATgatgcctctgcctcagcctccccaaggaGGGGATTGCAAGGGTGGGCCACCTTGTGTACTCTCAAGGCTCCTATTCTGTTCCCCAAGTGGTGCTTTTGGTAACTGACCATCCCCAAAGTTCCCGGATTTGAGCCATTCTCTTGGAGTGCCATCTGATGCTGCGTGAGGCAATCAGTCGGCTACACTGCTGCGTGCTGAAGACTCCAGTGCTGTGAAAGGCAGCAGGCCAGGGGGGGTGGAGCATTTCCAACGACCCCTCACTTCCCATTAGACTATGAGGCCGTGAATGAATGAGTACATGTCAGTATCAGAGCTCTTGGGATGCCAACGTCTCACTAGAGTGCAGCTCTGAACACTGCTACAGGATGCGTCAGGAGGTTTGGTGGGACATTTAAGACCCAACCAACACCAGCACTCTGTTTACAttcagcactcctgaggcagtgCCCCCCTTGAGAAGAAAAGCTGTGTTAGGCCTAGAACTGCAATGATCAACAGCAAAGTGAGCCCACGAGGTTGGAGTTACAGGGGAGCTGCGTGTATCTGAAACCGTGGGGCTTAGACAGGAGCAGCTTCAAAGCAACCCATGGTGGTAAATGCTTGGTTCTCAgttaatggaactgtttgggaaggattagaggtgtggccttcttggacgtgtgtcactggggataggctttgatATTTAAAAAGCCCATGGAGGCCCAGTCTcattccctctcctctgcctccatcttttgTATCAGATGGCAACTCACAGCTAGTGCCCCTGTTCCATGCTTACCtgtctgcccaccccacccccccgtgCTTCCCACTATAATGGTcgtggactcatcctctgaaactgtaatcaagaccccaattaaatgcttctgtttataagctgccttgattatggtgtttcatcacagtaatagaacagtaactaaggcaCAAGACAACCCAATAGGCCAGAGACAAAAGTCTCCATATTCCACTACTTTTTTCCACTTCAGATGAAGGGCTCTGGCACAGCTGGCAATTAAGAATCCTCCACAGGTTAATACAGAACAGTTATCACAGCTCTTTTTTTGAGTTAAAGACTCAAATACAATATCTTTAAACCCAAATAATATGAAGAGACCATTGTCTATTACATACAGAACCCAATATTTCCTTTATGTTTGGAAGATGTTTTATACACATTTTCTTCAGTTCATATGTCATCAAGTGTACACATTATAGTGTTctaatatttttgaaatacattGTGAGTTGACAGACACCTCAAGAGATGCAACGTGTATACCCCTCAAAGCTGGAAGGTGACAGTACCAGCGTTCTAAAAGCAGGACCCCACCATTTTCAAGAAACATCCATGTCATGGAATCTACCAATCCCATGATGCTGTGTAGAATGGTACCTGCCCTCCCCCAGAAAAATGGCACCCCTTCCCATGCCAGAAAAACTTCCAGATATCACATCCTGAGGCCTTTTGTCTGGATCTCTGGTTGGCAACCATTCATCTTCTGCAATGGGACCTGTGGGCAAAAGTAGAATTGTGAAATAAAGCACATGTCAAGGCATTACTCTTCAGTGTTGTGCTTGTCTTCTGTCCCTAGACTCCAAATTGTCAACACATAGTTCCCTACAAGGAAGCCATGCCTAGGTCACTGTCATCCCCATTGTATAGCAAAGCAGacaaacccaagttcaattccttaGAACAATACCTGAGACATAATCATTCCTAACTGTCAGTTAAATGCACTCTCAGAAGTCTTAAAGGCTTGGCAATCAGCCCATCTAGACTATGTCCACTACCAAAGAGCCATATCTCCGCTGGTGCCTCTCTCAAGCCAAGGAGTCAAGTGTTCCAGTGTCTGGGAAATCAGTCACCACCCTTTAACATCCAGGCTCACAGCTGAGGGCTACAGGGGCTCCCCATCCCACATTCTTTGAAGACAATAACTCCTAGTTTGAGAGAAGCCATGAGAGCTGCCCGTTATCTGCCTTTGCTTTATTTACATATGcagtataaaaaaaatcagcattactttcaaaaaatatttggCAATAATATTCTAGAATAAAGAATTTCCTTTCCGTAGAGGGTTAGACATAACTGGACTTGGATGGCTGTGTATATTTCCTTTCACTGCTGCTGGATGGTAAATCATAAAACCAGACAAGAACCAGGTAGGCAGGCTAAAAAATTTTCATGTGAGCtaagaatatatatttgaaagattTAACAATATGGTCAGCAATAATAAATGACATATTTTACATGGCCTTTAAAACCTAAAGATTGcctaaggggctggagacagggaGAGATCAAGAACTCTTagtactcttgca encodes:
- the LOC114691953 gene encoding C2 calcium-dependent domain-containing protein 4A-like, coding for MRLLSRLRSSAPEPAFSNVLTPGRIPEFCIPPRLPVPGVAESAHPAAALPWRCAAEPDLWPRTPTDHDDNEYDHAGRTDWDPRSQAALSLPHLPRARTAYGFCALLESPHTRRKESLFLGHPGVPRPGLRRRAHTYAGPRPASDSARAAPIHLDTAPPPAPVPRVRRLLRASDGLLSRALRVPRGRAGARPAPSGDKQESAASCAPPDPTGPIPKRRQAEASVALGRGDCTLHLAAEYCPRSACLRLRLLRAEGPAAALEPRALGCRLSLVLRPSGQQRASVLHRSRKAALDQDCCFDGLSEEQLHRLAVRIKAESKGRGLERGRPLGQGELLLGSLLLL